A genomic segment from Bradyrhizobium sp. ISRA430 encodes:
- a CDS encoding nitronate monooxygenase: MKSPICDMLGIEFPLLAFSHCRDVVAAVSRAGGFGVLGATVHTPETIEQELKWIDDHVDGKPYGVDVLIPENISTAGEKDVTWKSLEARVPQGHRDYTRDLLKKYDIELTTTSVADNQPQPFDTKTAMELLEVSFRHPIRLIANALGVPPKAMIEMGKKHDVPVAALVGAKEHALRQVAAGVDILVVQGTEAGGHCGEVSTMVLVPEVIKAIKPIRDVPVLAAGGIMTGRQMAACMAMGAAGVWTGSVWLATVEAETTEIFREKMIAASSRDAVRSKGRTGKPARQLRSVWTDAWDRAPESPGALPMPLQSIISRDAFHSIDRAAAAGNDKARDLVSYFVGQGVGLIDSVKSAGAVVQEFKEEFAEAVEHMNALVGE; this comes from the coding sequence ATGAAATCGCCGATCTGCGACATGCTGGGCATCGAGTTCCCGCTGCTCGCCTTCAGCCATTGCCGCGACGTCGTCGCGGCCGTCAGCCGCGCCGGCGGATTCGGCGTGCTGGGCGCAACCGTGCATACGCCGGAGACGATCGAGCAGGAACTGAAATGGATCGACGACCACGTCGACGGCAAACCTTATGGCGTCGACGTTCTGATCCCCGAGAACATCTCGACCGCGGGCGAGAAGGACGTCACCTGGAAGAGCCTGGAGGCGCGCGTGCCACAAGGGCACCGCGACTATACCCGTGATCTCCTCAAGAAGTACGATATCGAGCTGACGACGACCTCCGTCGCCGACAACCAGCCGCAGCCGTTCGACACCAAAACGGCGATGGAACTGCTGGAGGTCTCTTTCCGCCATCCGATCCGGCTGATCGCGAACGCACTCGGCGTGCCGCCGAAGGCGATGATCGAGATGGGCAAGAAGCACGACGTGCCGGTCGCCGCGCTCGTCGGCGCCAAGGAGCATGCGCTGCGCCAAGTTGCGGCCGGGGTCGACATCCTCGTCGTGCAGGGCACCGAGGCCGGCGGGCATTGTGGCGAGGTCTCGACCATGGTGCTGGTGCCGGAAGTGATCAAGGCCATCAAGCCGATCCGCGACGTGCCGGTGCTGGCGGCCGGCGGCATCATGACCGGGCGGCAGATGGCCGCCTGCATGGCGATGGGCGCTGCTGGCGTCTGGACCGGCTCGGTGTGGCTCGCGACCGTCGAGGCCGAGACCACGGAGATTTTTCGCGAGAAGATGATCGCAGCGTCCTCGCGCGATGCGGTGCGATCGAAGGGCCGCACGGGAAAACCGGCTCGGCAACTCCGCTCGGTCTGGACGGATGCCTGGGACCGCGCGCCGGAGAGCCCGGGCGCGCTGCCCATGCCGCTGCAAAGCATCATCAGCCGCGACGCCTTTCACTCGATTGATCGCGCCGCGGCCGCCGGCAACGACAAGGCACGCGATCTCGTCAGCTATTTCGTCGGCCAGGGTGTCGGCCTGATCGACAGCGTCAAGTCGGCCGGCGCCGTGGTGCAGGAGTTCAAGGAAGAATTTGCCGAAGCCGTCGAGCACATGAATGCGCTGGTGGGGGAGTAG
- a CDS encoding acetyl-CoA acetyltransferase yields the protein MTDKTNVPPDRIPVIVGIGEIIDRPKEITEGLEPLDLLEQALRRAEQDAGAKLLGEVQSLDVVNFLSWRYRDPEKLLAQRLGVTPAHCYYGPVGGESPIRYIHEAAQRIARGECTVAAVCGAEAQSTATKAERAGAKLPWTPFAHDVEEPKRGAAFQKPLAVKLGVFRPVTVYPFYEAASSAHWGQTPREAMAESGTLWSRYSEAAAHNPSAWLKRRYAPEEITTPTADNRLIAWPYTKLMVANPTVNMGGALLLTSLAKARAAGIAEDRLVYPLGGASAEEPRDYLLRDQFYESHPQNAVLKAVMDLAGGDGSKFDAIELYSCFPCVPKMARRTLGLGPDVQPTVNGGLTFFGAPLNTYMTHAACAMVRRLRDGAKLGLLYGQGGFVTKHHALLVSKTPPRDVLAQETSVQAVADRNKRAVPEFVTAASGTGKVESFTVLYGRGGEVEHGVVMLRTSDDRRTLARIPASDEATLAYLLNMDRTPVGSLGEITTAADGVPEWRVG from the coding sequence ATGACAGACAAGACCAACGTTCCCCCAGACCGCATCCCCGTCATCGTCGGCATCGGTGAGATCATCGACCGCCCCAAGGAGATCACAGAGGGCCTCGAGCCGCTCGATCTGCTCGAGCAAGCGCTGCGCCGCGCGGAGCAGGATGCAGGCGCAAAGCTGCTCGGCGAGGTGCAGTCGCTCGACGTCGTCAACTTCCTGAGTTGGCGCTATCGCGACCCGGAGAAGCTGCTGGCGCAGCGCCTCGGCGTTACGCCTGCGCATTGCTACTACGGCCCGGTCGGCGGCGAGAGCCCGATCCGCTATATCCACGAGGCGGCGCAGCGAATTGCGCGCGGCGAATGCACCGTCGCCGCGGTCTGCGGCGCCGAGGCGCAATCGACCGCGACCAAGGCCGAGCGCGCCGGCGCCAAGCTGCCGTGGACACCGTTCGCCCATGACGTCGAGGAGCCCAAGCGCGGCGCGGCGTTCCAGAAGCCGCTCGCCGTGAAGCTCGGCGTATTCCGCCCCGTTACGGTCTATCCATTCTATGAAGCGGCATCCTCGGCGCATTGGGGCCAGACGCCGCGCGAGGCGATGGCGGAATCGGGGACGTTGTGGTCGCGCTATTCAGAGGCCGCCGCGCACAATCCCAGCGCCTGGTTGAAGCGCCGCTATGCGCCGGAGGAGATCACGACGCCGACCGCCGACAACCGCCTGATCGCCTGGCCCTACACGAAACTGATGGTGGCCAACCCCACGGTCAACATGGGCGGCGCGCTGCTCCTCACCAGCCTCGCCAAGGCGCGTGCGGCCGGCATCGCCGAGGACCGGCTGGTGTACCCGCTCGGCGGCGCCTCGGCGGAGGAGCCGCGCGACTATCTGCTGCGCGACCAATTTTATGAGAGCCATCCGCAGAACGCCGTCTTGAAAGCCGTGATGGATCTCGCCGGCGGCGACGGCAGCAAGTTCGACGCGATCGAGCTCTATAGCTGCTTCCCCTGCGTGCCGAAGATGGCACGGCGAACGCTGGGCCTGGGACCGGACGTGCAACCCACCGTGAACGGCGGCCTCACCTTCTTCGGCGCCCCGCTCAACACCTATATGACGCATGCGGCCTGCGCGATGGTGCGGCGCCTGCGCGACGGCGCGAAACTCGGCCTGCTCTATGGCCAGGGCGGCTTCGTCACCAAGCACCACGCCCTGTTGGTGTCGAAGACGCCACCACGCGACGTGCTGGCGCAGGAGACCAGCGTGCAGGCCGTAGCCGACCGCAACAAGCGCGCGGTGCCGGAGTTCGTCACGGCGGCTAGCGGCACGGGCAAGGTCGAGAGCTTTACGGTGCTCTATGGCCGTGGCGGCGAGGTGGAGCACGGCGTGGTCATGCTTCGCACGAGCGACGACCGGCGCACACTGGCGCGGATTCCGGCGAGCGACGAGGCGACGCTGGCGTATCTGCTCAACATGGACCGCACACCGGTCGGCTCACTCGGCGAGATCACGACGGCTGCCGACGGCGTGCCGGAATGGCGGGTGGGATAA
- a CDS encoding efflux RND transporter periplasmic adaptor subunit, whose amino-acid sequence MSPTELRSPVSHRKLGIFGVVALIAAGLVVGTGIRAREEQGSKLKEWTDDQAVPSVAVTLPNAKGLNATIDLPGRLEAYYRAPIFARVSGYLKSWSADIGARVKAGQVIAEIEAPDLDQQLLQARADLASQQASARLSEATLNRRKTLVASNFVSAQEIDERTADLSNKNAAVHSGQANVERLEALAGYKKITAPFDGVVTARDTDVGALINAGGGSGPAMFVISDITKLRVYVNVPQNYVPAIKIGAKATITLPEYPNRTFQATVEASSQAVDVASGTTRMQLGLDNSSGELMPGGYASVKLSLQRDSAPLSIPASALIFNSSGLRVATVGPDDKVLFKTVTIARDLGREIELASGIAPDDRIITAPPDGLSDGDQVRVVGAAGGKPATASEKQAPRS is encoded by the coding sequence ATGTCGCCCACTGAACTCCGCTCGCCGGTGTCGCACCGGAAACTGGGCATCTTCGGCGTGGTGGCACTGATCGCGGCAGGCCTCGTCGTCGGCACCGGCATCCGCGCCCGCGAGGAGCAAGGCTCCAAGCTGAAGGAATGGACCGACGATCAGGCTGTTCCCAGCGTCGCCGTCACCCTGCCCAATGCCAAGGGTCTCAACGCCACCATCGACCTGCCGGGCCGGCTCGAGGCCTATTACCGCGCGCCGATCTTCGCCCGTGTCAGCGGTTACCTGAAGAGCTGGAGCGCCGACATCGGTGCGCGCGTCAAGGCGGGGCAGGTGATCGCCGAGATCGAGGCGCCCGATCTCGATCAGCAACTGCTCCAGGCCCGCGCCGACCTCGCCAGCCAGCAGGCCAGCGCGCGGCTGTCGGAAGCGACACTGAACCGGCGCAAGACGCTGGTCGCCTCCAACTTCGTTTCGGCGCAGGAAATCGACGAGCGCACCGCCGACCTCTCCAACAAGAACGCGGCCGTCCACTCGGGCCAGGCCAATGTCGAGCGGCTGGAAGCGCTGGCCGGCTACAAGAAGATCACCGCGCCGTTCGACGGCGTGGTCACGGCGCGCGACACCGACGTCGGCGCGCTGATCAATGCCGGCGGCGGTTCGGGTCCGGCGATGTTCGTGATCTCTGATATCACCAAGCTGCGGGTCTACGTCAACGTGCCGCAGAATTACGTGCCGGCGATCAAGATCGGCGCCAAGGCCACCATCACCCTGCCGGAGTACCCGAACCGGACGTTCCAGGCCACGGTGGAAGCTTCCTCGCAGGCCGTCGACGTCGCCTCCGGTACCACGCGGATGCAGCTCGGGCTCGACAATTCCAGCGGCGAATTGATGCCTGGCGGCTACGCCAGCGTGAAGCTGAGCCTGCAGCGCGACTCCGCGCCGCTCAGCATTCCCGCCAGCGCTCTGATCTTCAACAGCAGCGGCCTGCGCGTCGCGACCGTCGGTCCCGACGACAAGGTGCTGTTCAAGACCGTGACGATCGCGCGCGATCTCGGTCGCGAGATCGAGCTCGCCTCGGGCATAGCCCCGGACGACCGCATCATCACGGCCCCGCCGGACGGCCTCTCCGATGGCGATCAGGTCCGCGTCGTCGGCGCCGCCGGCGGCAAGCCCGCCACGGCGTCGGAGAAGCAGGCGCCGAGGAGCTAG
- a CDS encoding efflux RND transporter permease subunit, which produces MIALVRIALSRPYTFVVLALLLLIIGPLAALRTPTDIFPDIRIPVIGVVWQYTGLPPDQMSGRITTPFQRALTTTVNDIEHIVANSYNGVGIIKIFFQPNVDIRTANAQVTAISQTLLKQMPPGATPPLILNYSASTVPIIQVALSGEGLTEQNLADLGINQLRTPLVTVPGAAIPYPFGGKQRQIQIDLNPTALQARGLSGQDVANALAAQNLITPVGTQKIGSFEYSIQLNNSPLRIEELGDLPIRQVNGAMVYVRDVATVRDGNPPQTNIVHVDGNRSVLMMVLKAGATSTLDIIAGIKQKVIDVKDQLPDALKIGFIGDQSVFVRGAIQGVAFEGVIAALLTSVMILLFLGSWRSTIIIAISIPLSVLGAIIMLSAIGETLNIMTLGGLALAVGILVDDATVTIENINYHLEQGKPVEQSILDGANQIVTPAFVSLLCICIVFVPMFFLTGVARFLFVPMAEAVMFAMIWSFILSRTLVPTMANYLLQAHVHHEGAPPKSRNPLVWFQRGFEARFERLRGGYRGLLGMALAHRAVFVIGFLCVVGASFALVPFLGRNFFPAVDAGNILMHVRTQVGTRVEETANQLADVQKAIRKLISGEIETLTDNIGMPISGINMTYNNTGVIGPQDGDIQIKLKEGHKPTDEHVRVLREQLPRLFPGVSFAFLPADIVSQILNFGAPAPIDLQIRGANQEANFAYANKLLAKVRRIPGVADARIQQSPNSPTFNIDVDRTRAQYVGLTERDVTNSLVVNLAGSSQVAPTYYLNPDNGVSYSIVMQTPQYQIDSLSALQTLPMPASGNSQSPILGGIADIKRSTSSAVVSQYDIQSLVQIFATTQGRDLGAVAADIRQVIADTAKEVPKGSSVVLLGQVQTMNSAFTGLLFGLLGAVVLIYFLIVVNFQSWSDPFVIITALPAALAGIVWMLFTTETTLSVPALTGAIMCMGVATANSVLVISFARERYEELGDPVAAALEAGFVRFRPVLMTALAMIIGMAPMALGLGEGGEQNAPLGRAVIGGLIFATFATLMFVPVVFSMVHKKQGAKAAAPLETPHVAH; this is translated from the coding sequence ATGATAGCTCTGGTCCGTATTGCCCTGAGCCGGCCCTACACGTTTGTCGTGCTCGCGCTGCTGCTTCTGATCATCGGACCGCTCGCCGCGCTGCGGACGCCGACCGACATCTTCCCGGATATCCGCATCCCTGTGATCGGCGTGGTCTGGCAGTACACGGGCCTGCCGCCGGACCAGATGTCGGGCCGCATCACCACGCCGTTTCAGCGCGCGCTGACGACCACCGTCAACGACATCGAGCACATCGTCGCCAACTCCTATAACGGCGTCGGCATCATCAAGATCTTCTTCCAGCCCAATGTCGACATCCGCACTGCGAACGCACAGGTCACCGCGATCTCGCAGACGCTGCTGAAGCAGATGCCGCCGGGCGCAACCCCGCCGCTGATCCTCAACTACTCGGCGTCCACCGTGCCGATCATCCAGGTGGCGCTGTCGGGCGAGGGGCTCACCGAGCAGAACCTCGCGGACCTCGGCATCAACCAGCTCCGTACGCCGCTGGTCACCGTGCCCGGCGCGGCGATACCCTATCCGTTCGGCGGCAAGCAGCGCCAGATCCAGATCGACCTCAACCCGACCGCGCTGCAGGCCCGCGGCCTCTCCGGCCAGGACGTGGCCAACGCGCTTGCGGCGCAAAACCTGATCACGCCGGTCGGGACCCAGAAGATCGGCAGTTTCGAATACTCGATCCAGCTCAACAACTCGCCGCTCCGGATCGAGGAACTGGGCGACCTCCCTATCCGTCAGGTCAACGGCGCGATGGTCTATGTGCGCGACGTCGCAACCGTCAGAGACGGCAATCCGCCGCAGACCAACATCGTCCACGTCGACGGTAACCGCTCGGTGCTGATGATGGTGCTGAAGGCCGGCGCGACCTCGACGCTCGACATCATCGCCGGCATCAAGCAGAAGGTGATCGACGTCAAGGACCAGCTACCGGACGCATTGAAGATCGGCTTCATCGGCGACCAGTCGGTGTTCGTCCGCGGCGCGATTCAAGGCGTTGCCTTCGAAGGCGTGATCGCGGCGCTGCTCACCAGCGTCATGATCCTCCTGTTCCTCGGTAGCTGGCGCTCGACCATCATCATCGCGATCTCGATCCCGCTGTCGGTGCTCGGGGCGATCATCATGCTCTCGGCAATCGGCGAGACGCTCAACATCATGACGCTCGGCGGTCTCGCGCTCGCGGTCGGCATCCTCGTCGACGACGCCACGGTGACGATCGAGAACATCAACTACCATCTGGAGCAGGGCAAGCCGGTCGAGCAGTCGATCCTGGACGGCGCCAACCAGATCGTGACGCCGGCCTTCGTCTCGCTGCTCTGCATCTGCATCGTGTTCGTGCCGATGTTCTTCCTCACCGGCGTCGCGCGCTTCCTGTTCGTGCCGATGGCCGAAGCCGTGATGTTCGCGATGATCTGGTCGTTCATCCTGTCGCGCACGCTGGTGCCGACCATGGCGAACTACCTTTTGCAGGCGCACGTCCATCACGAGGGTGCACCGCCGAAGTCGCGCAATCCGCTCGTTTGGTTCCAGCGCGGCTTCGAGGCGCGGTTCGAGCGTCTCCGCGGCGGCTATCGCGGCCTTCTGGGTATGGCGCTGGCACACCGTGCCGTGTTTGTGATCGGCTTCCTCTGCGTGGTCGGCGCGTCGTTCGCGCTGGTGCCGTTCCTCGGGCGTAACTTCTTCCCCGCGGTCGACGCCGGCAACATCTTGATGCATGTCCGCACCCAGGTCGGCACCCGCGTGGAAGAGACCGCTAACCAGCTCGCCGACGTGCAGAAGGCGATCCGCAAGCTGATCTCGGGCGAGATCGAGACGCTGACCGACAACATCGGCATGCCGATCTCCGGCATCAACATGACATACAACAACACCGGCGTGATCGGCCCGCAGGACGGCGACATCCAGATCAAGCTGAAGGAAGGCCACAAGCCGACCGATGAGCATGTGCGTGTGCTGCGCGAGCAGTTGCCGCGGCTGTTCCCGGGCGTCAGCTTCGCCTTCCTTCCGGCCGACATCGTCAGCCAGATCCTGAATTTCGGCGCGCCGGCCCCGATCGACCTGCAGATCCGTGGTGCCAACCAGGAGGCCAACTTCGCCTATGCCAACAAGCTGCTGGCGAAGGTCCGCAGGATCCCCGGTGTCGCCGATGCGCGCATCCAGCAGTCGCCGAACAGCCCGACCTTCAACATTGATGTCGACCGCACCCGTGCGCAATATGTCGGCCTGACCGAGCGCGACGTCACCAACAGCCTCGTGGTCAATCTCGCGGGCTCCTCGCAGGTGGCGCCGACCTACTACCTCAATCCGGACAACGGCGTGTCCTATTCCATCGTGATGCAGACGCCGCAATACCAGATCGACTCGCTCAGCGCGCTGCAGACGCTGCCGATGCCGGCGTCCGGCAATTCGCAGTCGCCGATCCTTGGCGGCATCGCCGACATCAAGCGCTCGACATCGAGCGCGGTGGTGTCGCAATACGACATCCAGTCGCTGGTGCAGATCTTCGCGACGACGCAGGGCCGCGACCTCGGCGCGGTCGCCGCCGACATCCGCCAGGTGATCGCCGATACCGCGAAGGAAGTGCCGAAGGGCTCTTCCGTCGTGCTGCTCGGTCAGGTGCAGACCATGAACAGCGCCTTCACCGGCCTCTTGTTCGGCCTGCTTGGGGCCGTCGTGCTGATCTACTTCCTGATCGTCGTGAACTTCCAGTCCTGGTCGGATCCCTTCGTGATCATCACGGCGCTGCCGGCCGCGCTGGCCGGCATCGTCTGGATGCTGTTCACGACCGAGACCACGCTGTCGGTGCCGGCGCTTACCGGTGCCATCATGTGTATGGGCGTTGCCACCGCCAACAGCGTGCTCGTGATCTCCTTCGCCCGCGAGCGCTATGAGGAGCTGGGCGATCCCGTCGCGGCCGCGCTCGAGGCCGGCTTCGTCCGCTTCCGCCCGGTGCTGATGACGGCGCTCGCCATGATCATCGGAATGGCGCCGATGGCCCTGGGGCTGGGCGAGGGCGGCGAGCAGAATGCGCCACTTGGCCGCGCCGTAATCGGTGGCTTGATCTTTGCAACTTTCGCGACGCTGATGTTTGTTCCGGTGGTGTTCAGTATGGTCCACAAGAAACAAGGCGCCAAAGCCGCCGCCCCATTGGAGACTCCGCATGTCGCCCACTGA
- a CDS encoding methyl-accepting chemotaxis protein, whose product MFAKISIRAKIISVVALLLVAMTGMGLLAVMKMRSMNANTADITTSWMPSVRFLGDLRAGVITYRNVIREHMLAETLEEKLANEKTLATVVEANTKFRQKYEPMITSPDERALYNEWSKVWDEYKKGTQEVMALSRNEAGKVPHEAHELNVKVNKIGLRADEILNKDIELNTKGGDQAAQDAADSYFSTFMLLSIILGTAVVVGIAVSFYLVHDVSSGINSITEPMQALGKGDLSAEVPHRGEKTEIGVMADVLQVFKEALIAKKEADEAAARDAEAKIERGRRVDNITREFESMIGEIVQTVSSASTQLEASASTLTSTADRSQKMATTVAAASEEASTNVQSVASATEEMASSVGEISRQVQESARMAGDAVGQARATTERVSELSKAASRIGDVVELINTIAGQTNLLALNATIEAARAGEAGRGFAVVASEVKALAEQTAKATGEIGQQIAGIQAATNDSVGAIKEISSTIERLSEISSAIAAAVEEQSAATQEIARNVQQAAQGTQQVSSNITDVQRGATETGTASSQVLSAAQMLSNDSSRLRTEVGKFLTNVRAA is encoded by the coding sequence ATGTTTGCCAAGATCTCCATTCGCGCCAAGATCATTAGTGTCGTGGCGCTCCTGCTCGTCGCGATGACCGGCATGGGCCTGCTCGCCGTCATGAAGATGCGGTCGATGAACGCCAACACGGCGGATATCACGACAAGCTGGATGCCGAGCGTGCGGTTTTTGGGCGATTTGCGCGCTGGCGTGATCACCTATCGCAACGTCATTCGCGAGCACATGCTTGCCGAGACGCTGGAGGAGAAGCTGGCAAACGAAAAGACGCTCGCGACTGTGGTGGAAGCCAATACCAAGTTCCGCCAGAAGTATGAGCCGATGATCACTTCGCCCGATGAGCGAGCGCTCTACAACGAGTGGTCCAAGGTCTGGGACGAATACAAGAAGGGCACCCAGGAAGTCATGGCGCTTTCGCGGAATGAGGCCGGCAAGGTCCCGCACGAAGCCCATGAGCTCAACGTCAAGGTGAACAAGATCGGTTTGCGGGCGGACGAAATCCTGAACAAGGACATCGAGCTGAACACCAAGGGTGGCGACCAGGCCGCCCAGGATGCGGCCGACAGCTACTTCTCCACCTTCATGCTGCTCTCGATCATCCTCGGCACGGCTGTCGTGGTCGGTATCGCCGTCAGCTTCTACCTCGTTCACGATGTCTCCAGCGGCATCAACTCCATCACCGAGCCGATGCAGGCGCTGGGCAAGGGCGACCTCAGCGCGGAAGTCCCGCATCGCGGCGAGAAGACCGAGATCGGCGTCATGGCCGACGTGCTCCAGGTCTTCAAGGAGGCGCTGATCGCCAAGAAGGAAGCCGACGAGGCCGCCGCGCGCGACGCCGAAGCCAAGATCGAGCGCGGTCGCCGCGTCGACAATATCACCCGTGAGTTCGAATCGATGATCGGCGAGATCGTCCAGACCGTGTCGTCGGCATCGACCCAGCTTGAAGCCTCGGCCTCGACGCTGACCTCGACGGCCGACCGCTCGCAGAAGATGGCGACCACCGTCGCGGCGGCGTCGGAAGAAGCTTCCACCAACGTGCAGTCGGTTGCATCGGCGACCGAGGAGATGGCCTCGTCGGTCGGCGAGATCAGCCGCCAGGTGCAGGAATCGGCGCGGATGGCGGGCGATGCCGTCGGCCAGGCGCGCGCCACCACCGAGCGCGTTAGCGAGCTGTCGAAGGCGGCCTCCCGCATCGGCGACGTTGTCGAGCTGATCAACACCATTGCCGGCCAGACCAATCTGCTGGCGCTGAACGCGACCATCGAAGCGGCGCGCGCCGGTGAGGCCGGCCGCGGCTTCGCAGTGGTGGCTTCCGAAGTGAAGGCTCTCGCCGAGCAGACCGCGAAGGCAACCGGCGAGATCGGCCAGCAGATCGCCGGCATTCAGGCGGCGACCAACGACTCGGTCGGCGCCATCAAGGAGATCTCCTCGACCATCGAGCGTCTTTCGGAAATCTCCTCGGCCATTGCCGCCGCAGTGGAAGAGCAGAGCGCGGCGACCCAGGAGATCGCCCGCAACGTGCAGCAGGCGGCGCAGGGCACCCAGCAGGTGTCCTCCAATATCACCGACGTGCAGCGTGGCGCGACCGAGACCGGGACCGCCTCCTCGCAGGTGCTGTCCGCGGCGCAGATGCTGTCGAACGACTCGAGCCGGCTGAGGACCGAGGTCGGCAAGTTCCTGACCAACGTCCGCGCGGCGTGA
- the otnK gene encoding 3-oxo-tetronate kinase gives MTLAAQISLGCIADDYTGASDLANTLTRAGLRTVQTIGVPADDLALPEVDAVVVSLKSRSIEAGLAVSRSRAAEAWLRGRGARHVLFKICSTFDSTDAGNIGPVMDALRTDCGEAIVLVTPAFPETGRTVYQGNLFVGAVPLNESPLKDHPLNPMHDSNLVRVLARQSRTQVGLVDLATVTRGADAVRARLAELAGKGIGAAIIDAVFDRDLETIGLVAAEHRLSVGASGIGLGLARALVSTGKVGSTAPGSATGAVVAGPAACLAGSCSQATLRQIANAEAIMPVLHLDPDRTITGKDEAQRALAWAQPRLADGPVLIASSATPDQVAALQARHGRDAAGHAIEQAMADIAESLVNAGVRRLIVAGGETSGAVVDRLKIPGFLVGAEIAAGVPVLRAVGTDVGDMLLALKSGNFGGPEFFSDALRLMR, from the coding sequence GTGACGCTTGCAGCGCAAATTTCTCTTGGCTGCATCGCCGACGACTACACCGGCGCCTCCGATCTCGCCAACACGCTGACGCGCGCGGGCCTGCGCACCGTGCAGACCATCGGCGTGCCCGCCGACGACCTCGCGCTGCCCGAGGTCGACGCCGTCGTGGTGTCGCTGAAAAGCCGCTCGATCGAGGCGGGTCTTGCCGTGTCGCGCTCGCGCGCGGCGGAGGCATGGCTGCGCGGCCGCGGCGCGCGCCACGTTCTGTTCAAGATCTGCTCGACCTTCGATTCGACCGATGCCGGCAATATCGGCCCGGTGATGGATGCCCTGCGCACCGATTGCGGCGAAGCGATCGTGTTGGTGACGCCGGCCTTCCCGGAGACCGGCCGCACCGTCTACCAGGGCAACCTGTTCGTCGGCGCCGTGCCGCTCAACGAGAGCCCGCTGAAGGATCACCCGCTCAACCCCATGCACGATTCCAACCTGGTGCGCGTGCTGGCGCGCCAGAGCAGGACGCAAGTCGGTCTCGTCGACCTCGCGACCGTCACCCGCGGCGCGGATGCCGTGCGGGCGCGGCTGGCCGAGCTCGCAGGCAAGGGCATCGGTGCTGCGATCATCGATGCCGTGTTCGATCGCGATCTCGAGACCATCGGCCTCGTCGCTGCTGAGCATCGGCTCTCGGTCGGCGCCTCCGGCATCGGCCTCGGGCTGGCGCGGGCGCTGGTTTCGACAGGCAAGGTCGGATCGACCGCGCCCGGCAGTGCGACGGGCGCCGTGGTCGCCGGACCTGCGGCCTGCCTTGCCGGAAGCTGCTCGCAGGCGACGCTGCGGCAGATCGCCAACGCTGAAGCCATCATGCCGGTGCTCCATCTCGACCCGGACCGTACTATTACGGGCAAGGACGAAGCGCAGCGCGCGTTGGCCTGGGCCCAGCCGAGGCTCGCCGACGGTCCGGTCTTGATCGCGTCGAGCGCGACACCGGATCAGGTCGCAGCCTTGCAGGCGCGTCACGGCCGCGACGCCGCCGGCCACGCCATCGAGCAGGCCATGGCCGACATTGCGGAAAGCCTTGTGAACGCGGGCGTTCGGCGCCTAATCGTGGCCGGGGGCGAGACCTCTGGTGCCGTCGTCGATCGCCTGAAGATTCCCGGCTTCCTGGTCGGCGCGGAGATCGCCGCCGGCGTGCCCGTTTTGCGCGCGGTTGGCACTGATGTGGGCGACATGCTGCTCGCGCTGAAGTCGGGCAACTTCGGCGGACCGGAGTTTTTCTCCGACGCGCTTAGGCTCATGCGCTGA
- the otnI gene encoding 2-oxo-tetronate isomerase — protein MPRFAANLSMMFTEVPFLDRFDAAAQAGFTAVEFLFPYEHPAEAIGERLKRNGLTQALFNLPPGDWNAGEKGFAALPARFADLKQSLETALPYAKATGVKRLHLMAGIANRGDRLAIEAFYKSVAWAAEFFAPHGIDIVIEPINSRNVPGYFLNDFGFARDVVQELRLPNLRLQFDIYHCQIIHGDVTMRLREMMPIIGHVQIASIPSRNEPDGEELNYPFLFAELDRLGYPGFVGCEYNPRGKTTDGLAWFKPYAGVKP, from the coding sequence ATGCCCCGTTTTGCCGCCAATCTCTCGATGATGTTCACCGAGGTGCCGTTCCTCGACCGCTTCGATGCCGCCGCGCAAGCCGGCTTCACCGCGGTCGAATTCCTCTTCCCCTACGAGCATCCGGCCGAGGCGATCGGCGAACGGCTCAAGCGCAACGGCCTGACGCAGGCCCTGTTCAACCTGCCGCCGGGCGACTGGAATGCCGGCGAGAAGGGCTTTGCGGCGTTGCCGGCGCGCTTTGCCGATCTCAAGCAGAGCCTTGAGACGGCGCTGCCCTACGCCAAGGCGACCGGCGTCAAGCGCCTGCACCTGATGGCCGGCATCGCCAATCGCGGCGACCGGCTTGCGATCGAGGCCTTCTACAAGTCGGTGGCCTGGGCCGCGGAATTCTTCGCACCCCACGGCATCGACATCGTGATCGAGCCGATTAACTCGCGCAACGTGCCCGGCTACTTCCTCAACGACTTCGGCTTCGCGCGCGACGTGGTCCAGGAGTTGAGGCTGCCCAACCTGAGGCTCCAGTTCGACATCTACCACTGCCAGATCATCCATGGCGACGTGACGATGCGCCTGCGCGAGATGATGCCGATCATCGGCCACGTCCAGATCGCCAGCATTCCCTCGCGCAACGAGCCCGACGGCGAGGAGCTGAACTATCCGTTCCTGTTCGCCGAGCTCGACCGGCTCGGCTATCCCGGCTTCGTCGGCTGCGAATACAATCCGCGCGGCAAGACCACAGACGGACTCGCCTGGTTCAAGCCCTATGCAGGAGTGAAGCCGTGA